In a genomic window of Methylobacter sp. YRD-M1:
- the rsxB gene encoding electron transport complex subunit RsxB: MIDQINALLPQTQCGQCGFKGCRPYAEAIASGQADINRCPPGGDEGIAEIAHLLGVPAKPLNTQFGQHKPKQVAFIIEADCIGCTKCIAACPVDAILGAAKFMHTVIASECTGCELCIAPCPVDCIAMKPVESQQTPEQTSAQRQQAMRRYEARCLRLIQEEVEKAERARKKKEALLKLKPAKL; encoded by the coding sequence GTGATTGACCAAATAAACGCTTTACTGCCGCAAACCCAGTGCGGCCAATGCGGCTTCAAAGGCTGCCGGCCTTACGCCGAAGCCATCGCCAGCGGCCAGGCCGACATCAACCGATGCCCGCCCGGCGGTGACGAAGGCATCGCCGAGATCGCGCATTTGCTGGGCGTGCCGGCCAAGCCGCTCAATACGCAATTCGGCCAGCACAAGCCCAAGCAGGTCGCGTTCATTATCGAAGCAGACTGCATCGGCTGCACAAAATGCATCGCGGCCTGCCCTGTCGATGCGATTTTGGGCGCGGCAAAATTCATGCATACCGTCATCGCTTCGGAATGTACAGGTTGCGAGCTTTGCATCGCACCCTGTCCTGTCGACTGCATCGCCATGAAACCTGTAGAGTCCCAGCAGACGCCGGAGCAGACATCCGCGCAAAGACAACAGGCCATGCGCCGCTATGAGGCGCGCTGCCTACGCTTGATCCAGGAAGAAGTGGAGAAAGCCGAACGCGCACGCAAGAAAAAAGAAGCCCTGCTGAAACTGAAACCGGCCAAGCTATGA